One segment of Neodiprion fabricii isolate iyNeoFabr1 chromosome 1, iyNeoFabr1.1, whole genome shotgun sequence DNA contains the following:
- the LOC124179339 gene encoding hemolymph lipopolysaccharide-binding protein-like — protein MLIPEIDRRIEEIPSETDAKRSYNTPIFSSGLRSDALPALPNFTYIPNISLTKRNDYTYTPGIGAHKVHTEASSWSTAWRKCRDEKAHLAVVNSRAESELIVSLLRKAGPTRGGNSPNHAHVGFHDLYAYGQWVTIDGQSLFGAGFSEWQEGEPSYRDHGHEHCGSIHISDGKLNNQNCNFDLSSFVCELP, from the exons ATGTTGATTCCAGAAATAGATCGGAGAATCGAAGAGATACCATCGGAGACGGATGCGAAACGCAGCTATAACAC CCCAATCTTCAGCTCGGGATTACGGTCCGACGCTCTACCAGCTCTACCTAATTTCACCTACATTCCAAACATTTCCCTCACCAAACGGAACGACTACAC CTACACGCCGGGAATCGGTGCTCATAAGGTTCACACCGAAGCGTCTTCGTGGTCAACTgcttggaggaagtgccgagACGAAAAGGCCCACCTCGCTGTCGTCAACTCTCGTGCCGAATCGGAACTAATCGTATCACTCCTAAGAAAAGCGGGTCCTACAAGGGGTGGGAATTCCCCCAACCATGCCCACGTTGGTTTTCATGATTTGTACGCGTACGGCCAATGGGTGACAATTGATGGTCAATCATTGTTTGGGGCAGGATTCAGCGAGTGGCAGGAGGGTGAACCTAGCTACCGGGACCACGGACATGAACATTGTGGATCGATCCACATTTCAGACGGTAAACTCAACAACCAGAATTGCAATTTTGACTTGTCCAGCTTCGTTTGTGAGCTGCCCTAG